The following DNA comes from Magnetococcales bacterium.
CCCCTGGACCCCGTTTCCAAAAAACGATCATGGCTTTGGGTATGCCCATTTCAAACGCGATTGCCCTGGGGGAACTCTTTTTCAGGTACTGAACGATCACGAAAAGTGCTACCCTGGCGAGTGCGCCATACGTGAAGTCGCCCGGTGCGCCGAACAAGGGAGTTGATGCCAGAATGTTTACCGGTTTGATCGAAGATGTGGGCACCATGCGTGACATACAGCGATCCAGCCAGGATTGGCGGCTTGTGATCCTGTGTGGTCTGGATTTGGCGCAGGTCAGGGAGGGAGACTCGATTGCCGTCAATGGCGCCTGTCTCACAGTGGTGGCCCGGGCTGGAGATGCGTTCACCGTCGAAGCCTCTGCCGAAACAGTGGCCCGGACAACCTTTCAGGAACTTACGACCGGCGCTCGGGTCAATCTGGAACGGTCACTGGCCTTGAGTGAACGACTGCATGGCCACCTGGTCCAAGGCCATGTCGACGCCGTAGGTCGGGTCGTGGAAAGAAATGTTCGGGGACGTTCGGTGGAAATATGGTTCCGTGTCCCGGAGGCGACAGGGAGGTATATTGTCGCGAAAGGGTCGGTTGCCATTGACGGTGTCAGCCTGACAGTGAATGCCGTGCGGGATACCGGTGATGAGACGCGCTTTGCGGTGAACATCATTCCGCACACCCGCATGAAGACCACCCTGGACGGGTTGTCTGTGGGAACCAAGGTCAATGTAGAGTCCGACTTGATCGGTCGTTATGTGGAGCGTCTCCTGGCAGCCAACAAGGTATCTCCGTCTGGCGGTGACCGTCAGATGGCCAGCGGTTGCATCGACACCGCCTGGCTAAAGGCACGGGGGATCGTTTGAATCACAAACCTGGATGGAACATCAGTGACATTTCATAGTATCGAAGAGATCATCGCCGATATGGCTGCCGGACGGATCGTCATTCTGGTGGACGATGAAGACCGCGAAAACGAAGGCGATCTGGTCGTCGCCGCAGAGAAATGCACCCCCGAAAACATCAATTTCATGATCCGCTACGGACGCGGCCTCGTCTGCCTGACGATGACCGGTGAAAGAATTCGGCACTTGCAACTGCCATTGATGGTGGTGGACAACGACGAAAAATTTAAAACCGCGTTCACCGTGTCGGTCGAAGCCCGCACCGGCGTCACGACAGGCATCTCGGCACAGGACCGGGCGCGCACCGTTCAGGTGGCCATCGACGATGCTTCGACACCCGGCGACCTGGTGCGTCCCGGACACATTTTTCCATTGATGGCGCGTGATGGAGGCGTTCTTGTCCGGGCAGGCCATACGGAGGCCTCGGTTGATCTGGCACGCATGTCTGGCCTCAAACCCGCCGGGGTGATCTGTGAAATTCTCAAGGATGACGGCACCATGGCCCGGGTTCCGGATTTGAAAAAATTTGCCGTGGAACACGGGTTGAAAATCGGGACCATCGCCGACCTGATCTCTTTTCGCATCAACAATGAACAGATGGTGCATCGCGCCGTCGAAGCAACATTACCCAGCAGCTTTGGTGGCGAATGGCGATTGATAGTCTTCAACAACGATGTCGATTCTCACCAGCACGTGGCCCTGGTCAAGGGCGTTGTTGACAACGGAGAACCTGTCCTGGTGCGGGTACACTCCGAATGTCTGACCGGTGACCTGTTTGGCAGCCAGCGCTGCGATTGCGGCAACCAACTGCATGCCGCCATGGAACAGATCGGTCTTGCGGGTCGGGGTGTGATTCTTTATTTGCGACAAGAGGGTCGCGGTATTGGCCTGATCAACAAAATGCATGCCTATAACCTCCAGGATTCGGGTTTGGATACCGTGGAGGCCAACCAGAAGCTGGGATTCTCCGCCGATTTACGCGACTATGGCATCGGCGCCCAGATTTTGCGGGATCTGGGCGTGGCCCGGCTGCGCTTGATGACCAATAATCCACGTAAAATTATTGGTTTGGAGGGATATGGCATGGAAGTGGTAGAACGTGTCCCCATCGAAATTCCGGCACGCGAACAAAATGCCCGTTATCTTTCGGCCAAAAAATTTAAAATGGGTCACCTGATCCACCAATTTTCCGAACCTGTTCAAACATCCATGGGGACAGAAGAAACATGATCGATACCCCTGTCTTGGAAGGGCTCCTCAACGCCACCGAAGGACGCTTCGGGGTGGTGGTGAGCCGCTTCAACAGTTTCATCGGCGAACGCCTCCTGGAAGGAGCCCTCGATTGCTTGGTGCGT
Coding sequences within:
- a CDS encoding riboflavin synthase, producing MFTGLIEDVGTMRDIQRSSQDWRLVILCGLDLAQVREGDSIAVNGACLTVVARAGDAFTVEASAETVARTTFQELTTGARVNLERSLALSERLHGHLVQGHVDAVGRVVERNVRGRSVEIWFRVPEATGRYIVAKGSVAIDGVSLTVNAVRDTGDETRFAVNIIPHTRMKTTLDGLSVGTKVNVESDLIGRYVERLLAANKVSPSGGDRQMASGCIDTAWLKARGIV
- a CDS encoding bifunctional 3,4-dihydroxy-2-butanone-4-phosphate synthase/GTP cyclohydrolase II, producing the protein MTFHSIEEIIADMAAGRIVILVDDEDRENEGDLVVAAEKCTPENINFMIRYGRGLVCLTMTGERIRHLQLPLMVVDNDEKFKTAFTVSVEARTGVTTGISAQDRARTVQVAIDDASTPGDLVRPGHIFPLMARDGGVLVRAGHTEASVDLARMSGLKPAGVICEILKDDGTMARVPDLKKFAVEHGLKIGTIADLISFRINNEQMVHRAVEATLPSSFGGEWRLIVFNNDVDSHQHVALVKGVVDNGEPVLVRVHSECLTGDLFGSQRCDCGNQLHAAMEQIGLAGRGVILYLRQEGRGIGLINKMHAYNLQDSGLDTVEANQKLGFSADLRDYGIGAQILRDLGVARLRLMTNNPRKIIGLEGYGMEVVERVPIEIPAREQNARYLSAKKFKMGHLIHQFSEPVQTSMGTEET